The Rhinoderma darwinii isolate aRhiDar2 chromosome 2 unlocalized genomic scaffold, aRhiDar2.hap1 SUPER_2_unloc_35, whole genome shotgun sequence DNA window ggctattccaccatgtgaaaactaaaggagccttgggtgttgccttcaccgtctttggaacatcattcctttttattaattcacatctgagatgtaagtatttacaatattaatatatgaccatgtacagttttactttgtataaaattgctgctatttgataattaactgaaatatatgggatgatatcaagagatctgtactaataatgttttggtaaaaataaaaggtttgttccagtttgatcaaactttttctaatctatcaatctcattctatgttgtgagtggccagtaatacagatacacgcaggtacaattagtgcaggagggggtggcggcggctggtttcagttgcgccgcctccccctcagggaggcagcagggcggacggtgcggccgtataatccctcacacccacccctcctctccattagcggcggtggcgcgctgcaatgtgtttttttgaaaataatatgcgatttgggccgcccatatgatcatccgccactgctaatatgtatttttttgttggcagttggggcagtcaacaagaggatccaggactataaaaccatcactgagggtctccgtctgcctcaaattattccggaaagaatcaactccaatgcctgtgagtattacttatgtggttgaacctatggatccttttatctctctatttgtctccgttgagtctaatgcagtcatgtgctataatttttttatttatttttattctacagtggacgtcaccagccgctttgatcgggtgttttggtttggagacctcaattttcaacttaaagaggacagaaaaaatgtggaatctcttctgcagaagatccaaggaaaagatatgtccagtctcctcaaacacgaccatctgaatgaagccaagaacaatggtatatttactagtagaccagtatatcatcggtgcgggtccgacacctggacgctgcaccgttaagctgctccagtggcctgcgggcaccggatgttatgccacacaatgctatgtacggagccggaagcagttggctccttatatagcatagctgccatgatgcataactgcaggtctgcctcctattcacttgaataggagcagagttgcagtactgcagctcggctgcaattccgtggccggcgccaactgcatccgacatgtacatccggtgctcaaaggcaccggaccagctgattagtgcagggtccgggtgtcggaccaccacagatcatgtactgatgacctatctggtgagtatgtcatcagttgtcagaagttggaaaacccctttaataccacaaccacttccacagattaatacaaatcactgacatgatggttgatatgttccccaaattcttatatagtgctaaaattatcaattgctccttttttttttaatactgacaacttttttttctttcaacttaagggtccatatttctagggttcaaggagcacaccattgatttccttcctacatataagtttgacattggcacagacacctatgatacatcagcaaagcagagaattccatcatatacggtaagatatcttatttccaggtctacagagcttgagagacaatagaatccatgggccagagcacccattatataatgaatcccctcccccaatgtaatgaattgttattattatagctggaagagtaatttcttatgaacaaagctttcagttaattttacttttatgtagtgagtttgtcatcacagtttcccagtgtaatatgttgttgcccagcatgggtcaaggatacttatttaatgaaatctgtgtgaccaagtcaaacctaaaatgcaataaagtctcaatattctgcaatataaataaagtaggcccaacatttaggtctgtgttgttttgcagtttaataatctattataatatgatttcactaatgatatttgttattttcatgacctctacaggacagggtgttgtttaaaagccaatgtgagggagatgtacgagtcctgagatacgactcttgccctgttttgaagacctcagaccaccgacctgtttttggcatctttgaagtaaagatcaggcccggttcagatgagtaagtcatgttttcctccatgttgttggtatgatactttcagtagccgtcattactacatggtccttatagccagagctcacactttggggcaggtggctgtacaccttggtgacagtactggaggattataggatgtgaaactaagcaaagtgtggttacctgctaacattatcatatgtcttacataaatatatttctcattccagcatccccttggctggtggacgctttgatcgtaaaatctatgtaacgggcattaggaggaaaggacaaaaaaagtagctgcatctgttcatgtccttacaggtaagagctttgtagttgtctattatgtttgcggtgaaaatgttcttccatctcttaggttttcctctgtatctgtaatttattttatcaactaatttaactaaagtgtaaataagtattttcaatcttaaaattccaactccttgtattcagacacgttttcatttctgaatgaaggttgtgggctttggggaacaacttccccaactgtaagcatgtatgtagtatagtacaatgagtttcctaaaggaacctgtcatctgaatggatggaacaactggattttatgatgcattagcttctaagcaaaaatgatggatacaaggaactttgctattgatggaagacattacttggcatcttgcaggactcctaaggaacagttacaatctccggggcataaaacatcggaacatcagaaagttcccgtaacatgctgaagaacgcagctctaggtcagacccactgcttgcatcaaccatcttcaaggtttgtagtgtgacgccaaggatcaattaagaaatgtatttacctcaaatcaccttaaaaagtcttctagattttgtgtctgctaagaaacacacattatagaacattaatagcaaatatttgtcttgcagcataaacatcaattccgcagtacatctggcgagaatagcgctccctgtcaccggaggagccaccatcaatgctgatagaaaggtaagttcctctggatgtgtcccctctctatatttatcaagcagcctgaatgatcaatatttaatagggttgtgtgcttctccccccagaacaagtcagcagatatcaacagaacatcaacactaataacaaccaagggcagaatccgccatcttacaagaattccaatggcgagacttaacatttctacaacatctgtcacagaagagacatcaatgtggtcaccagggcatcaatatcacccagaagaccaggttcagaacaggacaatatgtcatctctacttgtgtctgtggaatccagattttccaccccttactgatactacagtatatactgtgacatataccgtagtttttgctggatcttgtattaccatcatctttaccattatatattttgatccacaaaaaccttaaataaatctttaacatcaatccataagtgtgactggtaattgttatgtgcgcggctgcaacttaacacagtgtatacatttcacctaaccgacccttcacagcgctatttgtgtgacatcgcgtttaatccagtggtaggtgacaggacattgtatcatatgtacacaatacagagtgtatggaacgtgccgccatatgtactggattatatactgtaggacaaagagtgacaggagatgtaaaacattgatatatttgatagttgcttaaccacttaaggacgcagcctagttcgggacttagggctcagagcccatttttcaaatctgacatatttaactttatgtggtaataatgtcgaaatgcttaaacctatccaagcgattcggagattgttttcttgtgagacattgggctttatgttagctgtaaaattgtgttgatatgttcagtgtttattagtgaaaaattgcaaaatgtagagaaaatttagaaaaaatagaatttttctaaagtaaaaaatgcatctgcttgtaaaacagatggttataccaaccaaaatatttactagttcacatttcccataattctactttagattggcatgattttttgaacataaacagcaatttctcatatttttaagaaaatttcaaaagccttttttttaaggtacctgttcagttctgaagtggctttgaggcacctatgtattagaaacacccacaaaacttccagttttaaaaactagacccctcaaagtattcaaaacagcatttagacagttttttttaaccctttaggcatttcacaggaattaaagcaaagtggaggtgaaatttgcaaatttcatttttcttgctgaatttaattttattctatttttttctgtaacacagaaggttttaccagagaaacactactaaatatgtattttacagattctgccgtttttagaaatgtcccacatgtggctctagtgtgctcttggactaaaacacaagccccagaagcaaagaagcacctagtgcattttggggcctcatttttattagaatatattttaggcagcatgccaggtttgaagaggtgttgaggtgccaaaaaagtaggaatccctcaaaagtgaccccattttggaaactgcacccctcaaggaattcatttatggttgttgttaccattttgaccccacagttttttcacagagcgtctttgaatttggctgtgaaattaaaaagatgaatttttttccaataagatgtcatttttgatcaaaatttcttattttcgcatggaacaaaatgccccattttgttgcccaatttgtcctgagtgcagtaatatcccatttgtggtgataaactgccgtttgggcccatgggaggtctcagaaggaaagaagcgctatgtgttctttggagtccagattttgctggattggttttcgggtgccatgtcgaatttgcagagccccagaggtatcaaagcaatggaaacccaccagaagtgaccccattttggaaactaaacccctcaaggaattcatttatgggtgttgtgaccatttggaccccacagtttattctcagaatttatttgaaatgggctgtgaattaaaaaaaatgtgtgataaactgggcccatgggagggctaagaaggaaaggaccaccatttggcctactggggattttctggtactaagtcatgtatgcagaagcccctgaggtaccagtacagttgaaacccccgagaagtgaccccgttttaaaaactacaccccttaaggcattcatctagaggtgtagtgagcattttgaccccacaggtattgtttaaaagataatgcgcagcagatagtgcagagtgagatttgcaattttctatacatatatgccatttcagtgtccgatatattgtgcccagcatgcgccaccggagacatacatcccataaactgtaatgtgggttctcacgggtacagcaataccctacatgtggatgttaacagctgcctgggcacacagcatggcccagagtgtaaagatgagcgggataagctgtgcggagtgcatcatggtaagtaaaactggggtagattgaaaatcaacggacgtatgatacattttaaaacactttcatacagagccctggtttatcGGGACACGtgttatattgatatattgtgtcttaccttatccccctcttatagcagactttgcacttcttttgactttttcccttcttgccagtttggggaactcctcctggaaagtattgccctggtacgatgcgtgttgccctgcttccagaagtacttggtgccccccttcatggtccctaaagattaggttcttgataaccacctcttgaaattccaggaaagttcccgcctggcctttacatcgatgtagtacgtacgcattgtacaatgcaatctgaatgatgtgcatggccagcttcttataccacaccgcatggcactgtagggcttcaggacttgacctgacaagtccacccctcccatgtacctattgtagtccaggatgcagtctggtttggggttctctgtactggtacctcgtacaggtacatgggcactggtatggccatgtattgttgtcaatacaacgacatctctcttgtccttgtacttaacacacaatatgttgctgctagaatgtgccctgcttccaccccttcttgtttgcccaagcagtgtcttagggaggtgtaatgtcaggatagggagacagacaggtgagccctaatctatccgccactcagaccctgcctactttcacagcccgtcctaggcgacggcgtacaaatgggcgacggtccatacgctcaatatgtgcacgacagacaaacaagacaagggtacacaaaagcaaagggaagtggggcagttgcccacggcaaaaccgtgagcaacagagtagtggatgagccgagtcaaaccaggagtgtacgtggtaacaaatgcagagcaggagaatagtcagtcaagccagggtcaatatgaagcagaggtcaatggtaacagcaggaacagcagagccaggaaacaagagaatcacaggcaaaggacaagcatcaaattaagttataagtagaccaagggcgggagctagaaccgtctggccaggctgcgataggctctcccactcctcagcctaccagcctgagtggtagcagatcgagtcactctagcagacctagacacagatgcaggcttattaaccacgggcgttgacacagaagctgtgtcaggcaaatccttcacaggaggcctctccgatttcttctagcagtgccgcatgccacagtacttctggaagcgaggcacttgaagagtaggacgctggtataaaaattatccagttagaggtggtaaacctggtccagcagtgggtgcaccaaatcccacccaatttttgcgttaactcccagtaaggggaggcattctaagggctgaatactgctgtccttgtaagtataccctgatgcactctcgcacaacttatacatcttcacgccataccttgccctcttacacggcaggtactggtggaattgaagcctccctttaaaatggaccagggactcatcaatagaaatacaattctcgggggtgtatgctttggaaaaccgggcactaaaatggtctaataggggtctccgtttatacaaacggtcaaaactggggtcatctcggggtgggcgctgctcattatcagtataatgttagaagcgaagtattgcctcataacgcatcctggacacggccatacagtacattggggtatggtataagaaaaagcctctttttttttatttttagttaccagtttagttctgaagtggctttgggggggcctatatattagaaacccctataaaacaccccattttagaaactaggcccctcaaaatattcaaaacagcattcagaaagtttattaaccttttaggtgtttcacaagaatttaaagcaaagtagaggtgaaatttacatatttctgtttttttgtaagaaaa harbors:
- the LOC142677630 gene encoding phosphatidylinositol polyphosphate 5-phosphatase type IV-like, producing the protein MPFWKKSKKYHVSQIPDKGNLMGDIPTMEEPNILLQKFSVIKDMADEKSSDLSHSKYCDITSKNTKKSAFSLLTRLRSKNIRKRNVGSSAVIGARELDRYFPDRRLRLYVATWNMEGKDYPQNVEDLLLPSDDTKDIYVIGVQEGCPNRREWEIKLQETLGPHYVLYHSSGLGVLYLTIFVRRELIWFCSEVEHTHVTTRLFHHVKTKGALGVAFTVFGTSFLFINSHLRFGAVNKRIQDYKTITEGLRLPQIIPERINSNALDVTSRFDRVFWFGDLNFQLKEDRKNVESLLQKIQGKDMSSLLKHDHLNEAKNNGSIFLGFKEHTIDFLPTYKFDIGTDTYDTSAKQRIPSYTDRVLFKSQCEGDVRVLRYDSCPVLKTSDHRPVFGIFEVKIRPGSDE